The genomic DNA CATGTAATTGGCGCTTCAATTACATCACTGGAAACGGAAAAAtgcttcaaaaataaatatagctgATTAATATTTGATCAAAACCTTCAGCTGGGATCAGTGGAGTCTCCTGAGCCTCCATCCTTACGACAGCAACTAAGGACCTGGGGAATCTTCTCCCGGGAGAGGTAGAGAACAGGCTGAATGCTGCTGCTGATGTCCATGAAGCCAAAGGCCACATAGGTAATGTAGCAGTAGTACACACCGCGGGAGAACTGGTCCTGAAAGGGGACAAGCGCTACAGGTGGGAAGTAGTTGAAGACGATGAGGGCCAGGATGATGAGCACCATCTTGAAGGCCCTCTTCTTGACGGGGTGCATCTCATCACGGCCGGGCCCTGACTGGCGAAGAGCTCTCAGGATGGCCACATTGCAGATCAGCATGATGGTAAAAGATGTCAGGATCATGACAGTGAAGGCCTTCTCGATGTTGGGGATTTTGCCGACAGACTTGGCTGCCGCGTAGGCCAGTGTGACCAGCCACACCACAGCAACGCACACTGTGCGGTGGCTTCGGTCCTTCAGCTCGGTGAAGGTGATGGGGTGCAGGACGGCCATGTAGCGGTCCAGACAGATGCAGGAGAGGAAGAGCAGAGAACAGTCTTTCACCGCGTAGGAGAAGCGTAGTACATACCAGGTGCCCCTGACGGCAGGGTAGAAGATGTTGGCCAGCTCCAGGGGTGGGAGGAGGCAGAAGAAGGTATCCAGGATGGCCAGGTGGAGGATGAAGATGTCGGAGGTGGAGGAGTCCCCCTTGTTCTTGTGCAGGAGCCACAGCACCATTAGGTTAGCAGGGACCCCCAGGAACATGTTGATCAACTGCAGGGTCACATAAAAGATCAGGGCAGCAGGCATGTCCTTACACCGCTCGTACACTGTATTTCCACGGGATTGCTCAACGCTGCTATTTGACAGCTTTTGGATGTCAAGGATGGAGGAGTTGAAGTTGAAGACCTCCATGGGGGGAGATGGTGGCAGGAGATGGGGCTCCAACAGGATGCAGGTTGGGGGGTTTCTGttcagacagagaaagaaaagcaTTGACAATAACATGAGAATAACAGGGctgcattaaccctttcagtcccatgAGTGCCATGTGGTACTCAaacgtaaatggtaaaatggctggcatttatatagcggctttatctaaagtgctgtataattgatgcttttcattcacccattcatacacacacgcacacaccaacagcaattggctgctatgcaaggcaccaaccagctcgtcaggagtgtTTTTTTAGGGGTTAAGTGTCTCGCTctgggatacttcgacacacccatggcgggatcgaaccagcagccCTCCCACTGcctgacaactgctcttaccgcctgaaccAATGTCATTAACATGCTAACAAGCATGCTATATGGCACTCTCGACTACTCGACTaaattttcatcattttctcGACCAAAACCCCTTGAGATTTAGGCATAGCTACTTcctattgggcttgggactgacaGGGTGAAATGAAGCTTTAGAATgtaaaacataaagaaaacatacttttttacttcacaccAGTG from Conger conger chromosome 12, fConCon1.1, whole genome shotgun sequence includes the following:
- the LOC133141476 gene encoding G-protein coupled receptor 15-like is translated as MQTEELGLLPESEKGNPPTCILLEPHLLPPSPPMEVFNFNSSILDIQKLSNSSVEQSRGNTVYERCKDMPAALIFYVTLQLINMFLGVPANLMVLWLLHKNKGDSSTSDIFILHLAILDTFFCLLPPLELANIFYPAVRGTWYVLRFSYAVKDCSLLFLSCICLDRYMAVLHPITFTELKDRSHRTVCVAVVWLVTLAYAAAKSVGKIPNIEKAFTVMILTSFTIMLICNVAILRALRQSGPGRDEMHPVKKRAFKMVLIILALIVFNYFPPVALVPFQDQFSRGVYYCYITYVAFGFMDISSSIQPVLYLSREKIPQVLSCCRKDGGSGDSTDPS